The following are encoded together in the Cheilinus undulatus linkage group 3, ASM1832078v1, whole genome shotgun sequence genome:
- the tardbpb gene encoding TAR DNA-binding protein 43 isoform X1 — translation MAEVYIRVAEDENEEPMEIPSEDDGTVLLSTVAAQFPGACGLRFRSPVSQCMRGVRLVEGVLHAPENGWGNVVYVVNYPKDNKRKMDEIDASSAVKMKRGDMKTSDLIVLGLPWKTTEQDLKDYFSTFGEVIMVQVKRDAKTGNSKGFGFVRFTEYEAQEKVISQRHMIDGRWCDCKLPNSKVNMQSPDEPLRSRKVFVGRCTEDMTTDDLRQFFMQYGEVTDVFIPKPFRAFAFVTFADDQVAQSLCGEDLIIKGVSVHISNAEPKHGNRQYDRTARFGNGFGAQAFGSSRSGLGSSTNSSLANFGSFSLNPAMMAAAQAALQSSWGMMGMLASQQQTSTSGSTSSGTSSSRDQSQSFSAGNSNYGASSASLGWGTGSNSTTSSSGFNSGFGSSMESKSSGWGM, via the exons ATGGCGGAAGTGTATATTAGAGTGGCAGAAGATGAAAACGAGGAGCCAATGGAGATTCCGTCCGAAGACGATGGCACTGTTCTGCTCTCAACCGTGGCAGCTCAGTTTCCTGGGGCGTGTGGCCTGCGGTTCAGGAGCCCCGTGTCTCAGTGCATGCGAGGAGTGCGTCTCGTGGAGGGAGTCCTGCACGCGCCTGAGAATGGATGGGGGAACGTAGTGTATGTGGTGAACTATCCTAAAG aCAACAAAAGGAAAATGGATGAAATAGATGCTtcttctgctgtaaaaatgaagaGGGGTGACATGAAGACGTCTGACCTAATCGTCTTGGGTCTTCCTTGGAAAACAACTGAGCAGGACTTGAAGGACTACTTCAGCACATTTGGAGAAGTCATTATGGTTCAG GTAAAACGAGATGCAAAGACCGGAAACTCCAAAGGATTTGGCTTTGTGAGGTTCACGGAGTACGAGGCCCAAGAAAAGGTGATCTCCCAGCGCCATATGATAGACGGAAGATGGTGTGACTGCAAGCTCCCTAACTCGAAGGTGAATATG CAAAGTCCAGATGAGCCGTTGAGGAGCCGAAAAGTGTTTGTTGGACGTTGCACAGAAGACATGACCACGGACGACCTAAGGCAGTTCTTCATGCAGTATGGAGAAGTCACAGACGTCTTCATCCCAAAGCCATTCCGAGCTTTTGCCTTTGTCACATTTGCAGATGATCAg GTTGCCCAGTCTCTCTGTGGAGAGGACCTAATAATCAAAGGTGTCAGCGTTCACATCTCAAATGCTGAGCCCAAACATGGCAATAGGCAGTATGACCGTACGGCACGGTTTGGAAATGGCTTTGGAGCTCAGGCATTTGGTAGCAGCCGTAGCGGGTTAGGAAGCAGCACTAACAGTAGTCTGGCTAACTTTGGTTCCTTCAGTCTGAACCCTGCCATGATGGCTGCTGCTCAGGCTGCACTACAGAGTAGTTGGGGGATGATGGGTATGCTGGCTAGCCAGCAGCAGACATCCACCTCAGGCAGCACTTCCAGTGGAACAAGCTCGAGCAGGGACCAGAGTCAGTCTTTCAGTGCAGGTAACAGCAACTATGGCGCCAGCTCAGCCAGCCTTGGCTGGGGAACAGGGTCAAACTCTACAACCAGTAGCAGTGGGTTTAACTCAGGTTTTGGGTCCAGTATGGAGTCAAAGTCGTCTGGGTGGGGTATGTAA
- the tardbpb gene encoding TAR DNA-binding protein 43 isoform X2 has protein sequence MAEVYIRVAEDENEEPMEIPSEDDGTVLLSTVAAQFPGACGLRFRSPVSQCMRGVRLVEGVLHAPENGWGNVVYVVNYPKDNKRKMDEIDASSAVKMKRGDMKTSDLIVLGLPWKTTEQDLKDYFSTFGEVIMVQVKRDAKTGNSKGFGFVRFTEYEAQEKVISQRHMIDGRWCDCKLPNSKQSPDEPLRSRKVFVGRCTEDMTTDDLRQFFMQYGEVTDVFIPKPFRAFAFVTFADDQVAQSLCGEDLIIKGVSVHISNAEPKHGNRQYDRTARFGNGFGAQAFGSSRSGLGSSTNSSLANFGSFSLNPAMMAAAQAALQSSWGMMGMLASQQQTSTSGSTSSGTSSSRDQSQSFSAGNSNYGASSASLGWGTGSNSTTSSSGFNSGFGSSMESKSSGWGM, from the exons ATGGCGGAAGTGTATATTAGAGTGGCAGAAGATGAAAACGAGGAGCCAATGGAGATTCCGTCCGAAGACGATGGCACTGTTCTGCTCTCAACCGTGGCAGCTCAGTTTCCTGGGGCGTGTGGCCTGCGGTTCAGGAGCCCCGTGTCTCAGTGCATGCGAGGAGTGCGTCTCGTGGAGGGAGTCCTGCACGCGCCTGAGAATGGATGGGGGAACGTAGTGTATGTGGTGAACTATCCTAAAG aCAACAAAAGGAAAATGGATGAAATAGATGCTtcttctgctgtaaaaatgaagaGGGGTGACATGAAGACGTCTGACCTAATCGTCTTGGGTCTTCCTTGGAAAACAACTGAGCAGGACTTGAAGGACTACTTCAGCACATTTGGAGAAGTCATTATGGTTCAG GTAAAACGAGATGCAAAGACCGGAAACTCCAAAGGATTTGGCTTTGTGAGGTTCACGGAGTACGAGGCCCAAGAAAAGGTGATCTCCCAGCGCCATATGATAGACGGAAGATGGTGTGACTGCAAGCTCCCTAACTCGAAG CAAAGTCCAGATGAGCCGTTGAGGAGCCGAAAAGTGTTTGTTGGACGTTGCACAGAAGACATGACCACGGACGACCTAAGGCAGTTCTTCATGCAGTATGGAGAAGTCACAGACGTCTTCATCCCAAAGCCATTCCGAGCTTTTGCCTTTGTCACATTTGCAGATGATCAg GTTGCCCAGTCTCTCTGTGGAGAGGACCTAATAATCAAAGGTGTCAGCGTTCACATCTCAAATGCTGAGCCCAAACATGGCAATAGGCAGTATGACCGTACGGCACGGTTTGGAAATGGCTTTGGAGCTCAGGCATTTGGTAGCAGCCGTAGCGGGTTAGGAAGCAGCACTAACAGTAGTCTGGCTAACTTTGGTTCCTTCAGTCTGAACCCTGCCATGATGGCTGCTGCTCAGGCTGCACTACAGAGTAGTTGGGGGATGATGGGTATGCTGGCTAGCCAGCAGCAGACATCCACCTCAGGCAGCACTTCCAGTGGAACAAGCTCGAGCAGGGACCAGAGTCAGTCTTTCAGTGCAGGTAACAGCAACTATGGCGCCAGCTCAGCCAGCCTTGGCTGGGGAACAGGGTCAAACTCTACAACCAGTAGCAGTGGGTTTAACTCAGGTTTTGGGTCCAGTATGGAGTCAAAGTCGTCTGGGTGGGGTATGTAA
- the LOC121506141 gene encoding guanine nucleotide-binding protein G(I)/G(S)/G(T) subunit beta-1-like, whose translation MSELDQLRQEAEQLKNQIRDARKACADATLSQITANIDPVGRIQMRTRRTLRGHLAKIYAMHWGTDSRLLVSASQDGKLIIWDSYTTNKVHAIPLRSSWVMTCAYAPSGNYVACGGLDNICSIYNLKTREGNVRVSRELAGHTGYLSCCRFLDDNQIVTSSGDTTCALWDIETGQQTTTFAGHTGDVMSLSLAPDARSFVSGACDASAKLWDVREGMCRQTFTGHESDINAICFFPNGNAFATGSDDATCRLFDLRADQELMIYSHDNIICGITSVAFSKSGRLLLAGYDDFNCNVWDTLKADRAGVLAGHDNRVSCLGVTDDGMAVATGSWDSFLKIWN comes from the exons atgAGTGAACTGGACCAGTTACGCCAAGAGGCAGAGCAGCTCAAGAATCAGATCAGA GATGCCAGGAAAGCATGTGCAGATGCCACACTATCACAG ATCACGGCTAATATAGACCCCGTTGGCCGAATCCAGATGCGTACAAGACGAACGCTGAGGGGTCATTTGGCTAAAATCTATGCCATGCACTGGGGAACAGATTCCAG GCTCCTGGTCAGTGCCTCTCAAGATGGCAAACTCATTATTTGGGACAGCTATACTACGAATAAG GTTCACGCCATTCCACTTCGATCTTCCTGGGTCATGACTTGTGCTTATGCACCGTCAGGAAATTATGTGGCCTGCGGTGGCTTAGACAACATCTGCTCCATCTACAACCTGAAAACCCGCGAGGGGAATGTACGTGTGAGCCGTGAGCTCGCTGGACATACAG GATACCTGTCCTGCTGTCGCTTTCTTGATGACAACCAGATTGTTACAAGCTCTGGAGATACCACTTG TGCACTTTGGGACATTGAGACTGGCCAGCAGACCACTACCTTTGCTGGACAcactggtgatgtcatgagccTGTCATTGGCCCCCGATGCACGGTCATTTGTCTCTGGTGCTTGTGATGCCTCTGCTAAACTCTGGGATGTCCGAGAGGGCATGTGCAGACAGACCTTCACCGGCCATGAGTCTGACATCAATGCCATCTGT ttcttccctaatggcaatGCCTTTGCCACGGGCTCTGATGATGCCACCTGCAGGCTGTTCGATCTGCGTGCTGATCAGGAATTAATGATCTACTCTCATGACAACATCATATGTGGCATCACCTCTGTTGCATTCTCAAAGAGTGGCCGTCTTCTCCTGGCCGGCTATGATGACTTCAACTGTAATGTGTGGGACACACTAAAAGCTGACCGTGCTG GTGTGTTGGCTGGTCATGACAACCGTGTAAGCTGCCTGGGAGTAACTGATGATGGCATGGCAGTCGCAACGGGATCCTGGGACAGTTTTCTGAAGATCTGGAATTGA